The Coffea arabica cultivar ET-39 chromosome 3c, Coffea Arabica ET-39 HiFi, whole genome shotgun sequence genome contains a region encoding:
- the LOC113734108 gene encoding cyclin-T1-4-like isoform X2, with protein MTLAQTYHYGQSGPYYGDPMSYGNRHNDTSTSSAVTADHNYHFNGDFNYMRNYGDRHDFSRNCRVYNYNNKYYARPEGAPSLKRRKFSNSTWEDTGRSYQQPYVHDKLPSKWPSIYGNFSSNDSTFYSQASSAYGSHLAVAPTTRSNVNVHYPTSPKRDRSMFEDDDDVLFMSRDEIERFSPSRKDGIDAKHETHLRYSYCAFLQNLGLQLELPQTTIATAMVLCHRFFVRRSHACHDRFLIATAALFLAAKSEETPRPLNNVLRASCEILHNRDFAFLSYTLPVDWFEQYRERITEAEQMILMTLNFELSVQHPYTSLTSTLEKLGFSQTFLVNLALNLISEGLLLEWNGLGSFATGSLLGSIEGLSCSPV; from the exons ATGACTCTTGCACAAACTTACCATTATGGACAAAGTGGTCCTTATTATGGTGACCCCATGTCCTATGGTAACAGACACAATGATACTTCTACCAGCTCAGCTGTTACTGCTGACCACAATTACCACTTCAATGGAGATTTTAATTATATGAGGAACTATGGTGATCGGCATGACTTCTCCAGAAATTGTAGGGTGTACAACTACAATAACAAGTATTATGCTAGGCCTGAAGGTGCCCCTTCTTTGAAGAGGAGAAAGTTTTCGAATTCTACTTGGGAAGACACTGGGAGGTCCTACCAACAACCCTATGTTCATGATAAGCTTCCCTCTAAATGGCCAAGCATTTATGGGAATTTCTCTTCAAATGACAGCACCTTCTATAGTCAAGCCTCTTCGGCATACGGCAGCCATTTAGCTGTTGCTCCGACCACTAGGTCTAATGTAAATGTCCATTACCCTACTTCCCCTAAGCGTGATCGGTCAATGtttgaggatgatgatgatgtgtTATTTATGTCAAGAGATGAAATTGAGAGGTTCTCTCCATCAAGGAAGGATGGTATTGATGCGAAGCATGAAACTCATCTGCGGTACTCATATTGTGCTTTCTTACAAAATCTTGGACTCCAGCTAGAGCT GCCACAAACAACCATTGCGACTGCTATGGTTCTGTGTCACCGCTTCTTTGTTCGACGATCACATGCTTGTCATGATAGATTT TTGATTGCTACTGCTGCTCTTTTTCTTGCTGCAAAGTCAGAGGAGACACCTCGTCCTCTTAACAATGTCCTGAGAGCATCATGTGAAATTCTCCACAACAGGGATTTTGCTTTTCTCTCCTATACACTTCCTGTT GATTGGTTTGAACAATATCGAGAGCGGATTACTGAGGCAGAACAAATGATATTGATGACTTTGAATTTTGAGCTGAGTGTGCAGCATCCATATACCTCTCTGACATCCACACTCGAAAAGCTAGGCTTTTCACAAACTTTTTTGGTGAATCTGGCTCTCAACTTGATTAGTGAGGG GCTATTGTTAGAGTGGAATGGACTTGGTTCTTTTGCTACTGGTTCACTTTTGG GGTCTATAGAAGGATTATCGTGCTCGCCTGTTTGA
- the LOC113734108 gene encoding putative cyclin-T1-1 isoform X1 has protein sequence MTLAQTYHYGQSGPYYGDPMSYGNRHNDTSTSSAVTADHNYHFNGDFNYMRNYGDRHDFSRNCRVYNYNNKYYARPEGAPSLKRRKFSNSTWEDTGRSYQQPYVHDKLPSKWPSIYGNFSSNDSTFYSQASSAYGSHLAVAPTTRSNVNVHYPTSPKRDRSMFEDDDDVLFMSRDEIERFSPSRKDGIDAKHETHLRYSYCAFLQNLGLQLELPQTTIATAMVLCHRFFVRRSHACHDRFLIATAALFLAAKSEETPRPLNNVLRASCEILHNRDFAFLSYTLPVDWFEQYRERITEAEQMILMTLNFELSVQHPYTSLTSTLEKLGFSQTFLVNLALNLISEGLRSSLWLQFKPHQIAAGAAYLAAKFLNMDLASYHNVWKEFETPPNVLKDIAQQLMELF, from the exons ATGACTCTTGCACAAACTTACCATTATGGACAAAGTGGTCCTTATTATGGTGACCCCATGTCCTATGGTAACAGACACAATGATACTTCTACCAGCTCAGCTGTTACTGCTGACCACAATTACCACTTCAATGGAGATTTTAATTATATGAGGAACTATGGTGATCGGCATGACTTCTCCAGAAATTGTAGGGTGTACAACTACAATAACAAGTATTATGCTAGGCCTGAAGGTGCCCCTTCTTTGAAGAGGAGAAAGTTTTCGAATTCTACTTGGGAAGACACTGGGAGGTCCTACCAACAACCCTATGTTCATGATAAGCTTCCCTCTAAATGGCCAAGCATTTATGGGAATTTCTCTTCAAATGACAGCACCTTCTATAGTCAAGCCTCTTCGGCATACGGCAGCCATTTAGCTGTTGCTCCGACCACTAGGTCTAATGTAAATGTCCATTACCCTACTTCCCCTAAGCGTGATCGGTCAATGtttgaggatgatgatgatgtgtTATTTATGTCAAGAGATGAAATTGAGAGGTTCTCTCCATCAAGGAAGGATGGTATTGATGCGAAGCATGAAACTCATCTGCGGTACTCATATTGTGCTTTCTTACAAAATCTTGGACTCCAGCTAGAGCT GCCACAAACAACCATTGCGACTGCTATGGTTCTGTGTCACCGCTTCTTTGTTCGACGATCACATGCTTGTCATGATAGATTT TTGATTGCTACTGCTGCTCTTTTTCTTGCTGCAAAGTCAGAGGAGACACCTCGTCCTCTTAACAATGTCCTGAGAGCATCATGTGAAATTCTCCACAACAGGGATTTTGCTTTTCTCTCCTATACACTTCCTGTT GATTGGTTTGAACAATATCGAGAGCGGATTACTGAGGCAGAACAAATGATATTGATGACTTTGAATTTTGAGCTGAGTGTGCAGCATCCATATACCTCTCTGACATCCACACTCGAAAAGCTAGGCTTTTCACAAACTTTTTTGGTGAATCTGGCTCTCAACTTGATTAGTGAGGG GTTGAGAAGTTCGCTGTGGCTTCAGTTCAAACCCCATCAGATAGCTGCCGGTGCTGCATACCTTGCTGCTAAGTTTCTGAACATGGACCTTGCTTCATATCATAATGTTTGGAAGGAGTTTGAAACGCCTCCAAATGTGCTCAAAG ATATAGCACAGCAGTTGATGGAACTATTTTAG
- the LOC113734108 gene encoding cyclin-T1-3-like isoform X3 has product MTLAQTYHYGQSGPYYGDPMSYGNRHNDTSTSSAVTADHNYHFNGDFNYMRNYGDRHDFSRNCRVYNYNNKYYARPEGAPSLKRRKFSNSTWEDTGRSYQQPYVHDKLPSKWPSIYGNFSSNDSTFYSQASSAYGSHLAVAPTTRSNVNVHYPTSPKRDRSMFEDDDDVLFMSRDEIERFSPSRKDGIDAKHETHLRYSYCAFLQNLGLQLELPQTTIATAMVLCHRFFVRRSHACHDRFLIATAALFLAAKSEETPRPLNNVLRASCEILHNRDFAFLSYTLPVDWFEQYRERITEAEQMILMTLNFELSVQHPYTSLTSTLEKLGFSQTFLVNLALNLISEGLRLAGYC; this is encoded by the exons ATGACTCTTGCACAAACTTACCATTATGGACAAAGTGGTCCTTATTATGGTGACCCCATGTCCTATGGTAACAGACACAATGATACTTCTACCAGCTCAGCTGTTACTGCTGACCACAATTACCACTTCAATGGAGATTTTAATTATATGAGGAACTATGGTGATCGGCATGACTTCTCCAGAAATTGTAGGGTGTACAACTACAATAACAAGTATTATGCTAGGCCTGAAGGTGCCCCTTCTTTGAAGAGGAGAAAGTTTTCGAATTCTACTTGGGAAGACACTGGGAGGTCCTACCAACAACCCTATGTTCATGATAAGCTTCCCTCTAAATGGCCAAGCATTTATGGGAATTTCTCTTCAAATGACAGCACCTTCTATAGTCAAGCCTCTTCGGCATACGGCAGCCATTTAGCTGTTGCTCCGACCACTAGGTCTAATGTAAATGTCCATTACCCTACTTCCCCTAAGCGTGATCGGTCAATGtttgaggatgatgatgatgtgtTATTTATGTCAAGAGATGAAATTGAGAGGTTCTCTCCATCAAGGAAGGATGGTATTGATGCGAAGCATGAAACTCATCTGCGGTACTCATATTGTGCTTTCTTACAAAATCTTGGACTCCAGCTAGAGCT GCCACAAACAACCATTGCGACTGCTATGGTTCTGTGTCACCGCTTCTTTGTTCGACGATCACATGCTTGTCATGATAGATTT TTGATTGCTACTGCTGCTCTTTTTCTTGCTGCAAAGTCAGAGGAGACACCTCGTCCTCTTAACAATGTCCTGAGAGCATCATGTGAAATTCTCCACAACAGGGATTTTGCTTTTCTCTCCTATACACTTCCTGTT GATTGGTTTGAACAATATCGAGAGCGGATTACTGAGGCAGAACAAATGATATTGATGACTTTGAATTTTGAGCTGAGTGTGCAGCATCCATATACCTCTCTGACATCCACACTCGAAAAGCTAGGCTTTTCACAAACTTTTTTGGTGAATCTGGCTCTCAACTTGATTAGTGAGGG TTTGAGACTTGCAGGCTATTGTTAG